A portion of the Kazachstania africana CBS 2517 chromosome 2, complete genome genome contains these proteins:
- the RGP1 gene encoding Rgp1p (similar to Saccharomyces cerevisiae RGP1 (YDR137W); ancestral locus Anc_8.304), translated as MHNHRIDSFLISENVKLEIVHESNPYFAGEHISMVFRLKHLGLQKEYDILTDKISKIHQKLEEQFENAKQVDQEANDNITASGERWSMKSLFNAFRKDLVDPSEKLKVDEQLANDQEYMSHITKQLQYHKPVNLISGYVQISGTFQYNASIIDDTKFSNDETKIVGVNSSMRTEFTNHAKNKETIAYFQSNFESVTSGLMKKNQIDGNGGLRNNTIAVLDSANFQDSEYKSIPILLIPQSLLFSEITLQPGETKIFHYKSSKLPEDLVPTYRVSDNFSINYNMSFGVSKVISNTIVPSTIGVPIYISPYVTKNGFQYNFQVDKPPVILSSATIKELKKSTGAMKRSVSVSSAITFPRRKSSTTANFQKESTEKIEFLKKNFIKLIESNENEAKDVDELIELQVAEQFPKLDELSDNEYSVSSVNLNKSNRSTRRNVKLLRETVTVSSPEETPGTGTNMASQIANLQKRYIINRNGQFLAKISFSKLFYTTAEDISLVIHLDNDASSQLKVSAINANLESMELINPKAAIDPSEDIVIKPKTHIISEFHVTCFDDSTSIPLKLTTPKSPLNQLPSQFKTNIFQLRWIINLKLILISKTDHTNLFQFYEDQKGTLFHSIENLEGEEFTCRIPVTLLPPTESFGGW; from the coding sequence ATGCACAACCATAGAATTGATTCGTTCCTGATATCAGAGAATGTCAAATTGGAAATCGTTCATGAATCAAATCCTTATTTTGCCGGTGAACACATCTCTATGGTGTTCAGATTGAAACATCTGGGATTGCAAAAGGaatatgatattttaaCGGATAAGATTAGTAAGATACATCAAAAACTTGAagaacaatttgaaaatgcaaaaCAAGTGGATCAAGAAGCCAACGACAATATTACCGCCTCCGGCGAAAGATGGTCAATGAAATCTCTATTCAATGCGTTCAGGAAGGACCTTGTTGATCCAAGTGAGAAACTCAAAGTTGATGAGCAGCTAGCCAATGATCAAGAGTATATGTCCCACATCACTAAGCAACTTCAATATCATAAACCCGTGAATTTGATATCTGGCTACGTCCAAATTTCAGGAACTTTCCAGTACAATGCAAGTATCATTGatgatacaaaattttcaaatgatgaaactAAGATAGTGGGTGTAAATAGTAGCATGCGAACGGAATTCACGAATCATGCGAAAAATAAGGAAACTATTGCCTATTTTCAATCCAATTTTGAGTCAGTTACTTCTGGCCTcatgaagaaaaatcaaatagaCGGCAATGGAGGTTTAAGAAATAATACTATAGCTGTATTAGATTCagcaaattttcaagattctGAATATAAATCAATTCCAATACTATTAATACCCCaatcattattattctCAGAAATAACTTTACAACCCGGTGAAAcgaaaatatttcattacaAATCATCAAAACTCCCCGAAGATCTGGTTCCAACTTATAGAGTTTCagataatttttccatCAATTATAACATGTCATTTGGTGTTAGTAAAGTAATATCAAATACTATTGTGCCATCAACAATTGGGGTTCCTATCTATATTTCTCCGTACGTGACAAAAAATGGATTTCAATACAATTTTCAAGTAGACAAACCTCCAGTTATCCTTTCAAGTGCTACaataaaagaattaaagaaatcCACCGGAGCAATGAAACGTTCTGTATCAGTATCATCCGCAATAACATTTCCCCGTAGAAAAAGTTCCACAACAGctaattttcaaaaagaatccactgaaaagattgaatttctgaagaaaaatttcataaaattgattgaatcgaatgaaaatgaagctAAAGATGTTGATGAACTAATCGAGCTACAGGTAGCAGAACAATTTCCAAAACTAGATGAGCTTTCTGATAATGAGTATTCAGTAAGCTCAGTAAATCTCAACAAAAGCAACAGATCAACTAGGCGGAATGTTAAATTATTGAGGGAAACGGTGACAGTCTCTTCACCTGAGGAGACTCCAGGTACAGGGACAAATATGGCTTCACAAATAGCAAACTTACAAAAACGCTACATTATAAATAGAAACGGTCAGTTTTTAGCCAAGATAtcgttttcaaaattattttacaCTACTGCTGAAGACATTAGCCTAGTAATTCATCTTGATAACGATGCGTCGTCCCAATTGAAAGTTAGTGCAATCAATGCCAATTTGGAATCTATGGAGCTAATCAATCCAAAAGCTGCAATTGATCCGAGTGAAGATATTGTAATAAAGCCAAAAACGCACATCATATCCGAATTTCATGTTACATGCTTTGACGACTCGACATCCATACCGTTGAAGCTTACAACACCAAAGAGTCCACTGAACCAACTCCCAAGTCAATTTAAAACGAACATATTTCAGTTGAGATGGATAATCAATTTAAAGCTCATCCTGATTTCCAAGACTGACCATACCAATCtgtttcaattttatgaaGACCAGAAGGGGACTTTATTCCATTCTATTGAAAACCTAGAAGGCGAAGAATTCACCTGTCGGATCCCCGTCACTCTCCTTCCTCCAACAGAAAGTTTTGGTGGTTGGTAG
- the HPR1 gene encoding Hpr1p (similar to Saccharomyces cerevisiae HPR1 (YDR138W); ancestral locus Anc_8.306) yields the protein MSRIEAAVLEVSQQLLPKFTQLGNRVQSLINVPLEKDTFDEKDLTFQWTSLIDNDISSENFDSTVDLICKKIIQDSLVFSFDEASNESESYRIKTNLCAVVLDFIFHSRANRKNQSNWGTSFFDIFATVIELLSLPQGILAFWPYAESRINWFKMSNTDESTYSGISTLVSYKNPLSEKLRHWNSVLEILENNSKINSPEHFEVKYKLQKFLSDLLPLHEESNFNRSSSISRKQLPDSPWNKARSNTRPTSNHEIFTDDYLYAIEKFITDPIEFSFRSFTTIRNVNETLNPLIDAILEHEEDFYKIGKHNTKTVANLNSKLNDNYEADFQVANVSEPSYMSQSRVIQEKKKEVWGEITAFFQQKRSIPRPTIIDLAVGNAESLYKQIVHTENDIYRKEIILQICFVAAFIEKLINSEEIENFFKTCYQKDNNKNSLRFDEIDETNKTKILSTCKHLCENRILNFYATRDPTFHSIIKKLLESDDRFLLAKIDGFKSFAAFKFAEEDHNVPEIDKSFKKFGFIKLGNKQINNVWKINSGLETISEPSTNPGALYERLRSNWEMKEPTSEEEKDRIVREWQTLRSLRSQFLFEFKKFNEVTGTKGFFDDSATETSMAEKEKTRKLLHAMLHEEHEANLRKAREYIKEREQNKKRRNEEMENSNDIQEAVGAKKMKSEKDLAFEGGQESAISGEEIAESGVLEVSSTEQTFDDMTEDKQQEELSSREGSVAQSEQL from the coding sequence atgTCTAGGATAGAAGCTGCAGTTTTGGAAGTCTCACAACAATTACTTCCCAAGTTTACCCAGTTGGGAAACAGAGTCCAATCTTTGATAAATGTGCCTTTGGAAAAAGACacttttgatgaaaaggaCCTGACTTTTCAGTGGACATCATTGATCGATAACGATATTTCATCTGAGAACTTTGATTCTACAGTCGATTTGATCtgtaagaaaattattcagGACAGTTTGGTATTTTCATTCGATGAAGCTAGCAATGAAAGCGAATCATATAGAATCAAAACTAATCTATGTGCAGTTGTTTTAGATTTTATCTTTCACTCTAGAGCAAATAGGAAAAACCAATCCAATTGGGGTACATCATTTTTCGATATTTTTGCCACAGTTATAGAACTGCTGAGTCTGCCTCAGGGTATACTGGCATTCTGGCCATATGCGGAATCCCGTATTAATTGGTTCAAAATGTCAAATACGGATGAAAGTACTTATTCAGGAATCTCGACTTTAGTGAGCTATAAAAACCCTCTTTCTGAGAAGCTTCGCCATTGGAATTCTGTATTggaaatattggaaaataattccaaaataAACAGTCCAGAACACTTTGAGGTTAAATATAAACTACAAAAGTTTCTCTCAGACTTATTACCCTTACACGAAGAATCCAATTTCAATAGATCATCATCTATTTCTCGTAAACAACTACCGGATAGTCCTTGGAACAAGGCTCGATCCAATACTAGGCCTACAAGTAACcatgaaatttttaccGATGATTATCTGTAtgctattgaaaaattcataaCAGATCCAATTGAATTCTCTTTCAGATCATTCACAACAATCAGGAATGTCAACGAAACTTTAAATCCTCTAATTGATGCCATATTAGAACACGAGGAAGACTTTTATAAAATAGGTAAGCACAATACAAAAACAGTGGCAAACCTGAATTCAAAGCTTAACGATAACTACGAGGCCGATTTTCAGGTTGCAAATGTATCAGAACCATCCTATATGTCTCAATCTAGAGtaattcaagaaaagaagaaggaagTGTGGGGTGAAATAACAGCattctttcaacaaaaaaGGTCAATCCCAAGACCCACTATAATAGATCTAGCTGTCGGAAACGCAGAATCTCTCTACAAGCAAATAGTTCATACAGAAAACGATATTTACAGAAAAGAGATAATTCTGCAAATATGTTTTGTGGCGgcttttattgaaaagctGATAAAttcagaagaaatagagaattttttcaagacttGCTATCAAAAGgataataacaaaaattcACTGCGTttcgatgaaattgatgagaccaataaaacaaaaatacTTTCTACATGCAAACATTTATGTGAAAACAGAATACTGAACTTTTATGCTACGAGGGATCCTACCTTCCATAGTATCATAAAAAAGTTACTAGAAAGTGATGATAGGTTTTTACttgcaaaaattgatgGCTTCAAGTCGTTTGCTGCATTCAAATTTGCGGAAGAAGATCACAATGTACCTGAAATCGATAAAAGcttcaagaaatttggaTTCATAAAGCTTGGAAATAAGCAGATCAATAATGTATGGAAAATTAATTCTGGTTTAGAGACAATATCTGAGCCAAGCACCAACCCTGGAGCTTTATACGAAAGACTCAGGTCAAATTGGGAAATGAAAGAGCCCACTtcagaagaggaaaaagatAGGATTGTAAGAGAATGGCAAACATTACGTTCTTTAAGGTCCCAATTTCTCTTTGAGttcaaaaagttcaatGAAGTAACGGGTACAAAGGGATTCTTTGATGACTCTGCAACTGAAACATCGATGGCGGAGAAGGAAAAGACTAGAAAGCTCTTACATGCCATGCTACATGAAGAACATGAGGCAAATTTAAGAAAAGCAAGagaatatataaaggaaagagaacaaaataaaaagagacgaaatgaagaaatggaaaatagTAATGATATACAAGAAGCAGTCGGcgcaaaaaaaatgaaaagtgAGAAAGACCTCGCATTTGAGGGGGGACAAGAAAGTGCCATTAGTGGAGAAGAGATCGCAGAAAGTGGTGTTCTAGAAGTCTCTTCCACAGAGCAAACTTTTGATGATATGACTGAAGATAAGCAACAGGAAGAGCTGTCTTCAAGAGAAGGTTCTGTTGCTCAAAGTGAACAATTGTAA
- the KAFR0B05660 gene encoding uncharacterized protein (ancestral locus Anc_8.307) has protein sequence MILPIELLNIIVNENIDSFKTLIAWAQVSSYFRGTISDDVGIIIVRDSNYPSAPREDYFGYHFLLTPQNHTLINTDLPNTEGMTQIVKRYNNLLVVIQSDRSYSDPLATIIGSLGWSCNKGTNICVFYHNSTNFLSKLYFRELQKRLSYLKLSELHIFGNIFSSNDEQLYDIDTLFETTYLYGVTTLNSLDVQDSRHSLIANNLRKLKHVIYRSTDIDLYDFLYNCPELEMIGTIKFPQLNDSGIYRIPRCNSISFTEFNSGVRYPILDGSMVSTKLNITPSLRSRDPHFIGLNFPRIEFLKLSSTNWTSQLVTFNNCNFSSLKYIDCGLAKISWMDLQSCGALIEKVKVSLYDAEQIRWLKECPFQLKEINITLGNISSIGTFISDILEEGFISSDINVTVNLSSLNDCIFLEKVVLPNLTSNSILKLTVNEDKLQESVISKGQQLSSYSMSPQDKSVILHIPHMKQLSLFMTEHQTENSISRRSSITHPRITTPPLNNIFADVPTYTSCNYAVSPSEFRRNSLAGLSSETARRNSTITLEPQMSMFQTRRKSSVGSVSLFSGNTYISQDDFIDDILSFELTESCPSVLTTDILTLESSTILLESNIIKTMKLLQISVNVEKSVPYRTSDELLLQISSRILDALKFPYALKFPDVRIENFQIIVDLKGIQMQNGNNMHLNTELEEILSSKGHHLKVVSEVGTQCNIAVVLLS, from the coding sequence ATGATTTTACCCATAGAACTACTAAATATCATCGTGAATGAGAACATTGATAGTTTTAAAACTTTAATTGCCTGGGCACAAGTTTCAAGCTATTTCAGAGGAACTATCAGTGATGATGTCGGAATAATTATAGTACGTGATTCAAATTATCCTTCTGCTCCCAGGGAGGATTATTTTGGATATCACTTCCTACTGACTCCTCAGAACCATACACTAATTAACACAGATCTCCCTAATACCGAGGGAATGACGCAAATTGTGAAAAGGTACAATAATTTACTTGTTGTCATCCAGTCTGACAGGAGTTATAGTGATCCATTGGCAACAATAATCGGGAGCCTCGGTTGGTCTTGTAATAAAGGCACAAATATTTGTGTATTTTATCacaattcaacaaattttttgagtAAACTCTATTTTAGAGAACTTCAAAAACGATTGTCATATTTGAAACTATCTGAACTGCATATTTTCGGTAACATTTTCAGCTCAAATGATGAACAATTGTACGATATTGACACTCTCTTTGAAACTACATATTTATACGGAGTAACTACTTTGAATTCACTAGATGTACAGGACAGTAGGCATAGTTTAATAGCTAATAACCTTAGGAAGCTCAAACATGTTATTTACAGGTCAACAGATATAGACCTTTATGATTTCCTTTATAACTGTCCGGAGTTGGAAATGATAGGAACAATTAAATTTCCTCAATTAAATGATTCTGGTATTTACAGAATACCTCGATGCAATTCAATCTCATTTACGGAATTTAATTCAGGCGTCAGATATCCAATATTGGATGGTTCCATGGTAAGTACCAAACTTAACATCACCCCTAGTCTGCGCTCAAGAGATCCCCATTTCATTGGTTTGAATTTTCCcagaattgaatttttaaaattatcttCCACTAACTGGACCTCACAATTGGTAACATTTAATAATTGtaatttctcttctttgaaatatattgattGTGGTTTGGCAAAAATATCTTGGATGGACTTGCAATCTTGTGGTGCCCTGATTGAGAAAGTTAAAGTAAGCTTATATGACGCCGAGCAAATTAGATGGTTAAAGGAATGCCCATtccaattgaaagaaatcaatataACTCTAGGGAATATCTCAAGTATTGGTACCTTTATTTCGGATATTCTGGAAGAAGGATTTATCTCTTCGGATATCAATGTTACTGtcaatctttcttcattaaatgACTGCATATTTTTAGAGAAAGTTgttttaccaaatttaacCTCAAATTCTATCTTGAAGCTTACAGtaaatgaagataaattaCAAGAATCTGTGATATCTAAAGGTCAACAACTTTCTAGTTACTCAATGAGTCCACAAGATAAAAGTGTCATCCTTCATATTCCACATATGAAGCAGTTGTCTTTATTCATGACCGAGCATCAAACAGAAAACTCCATCTCAAGAAGATCAAGCATAACGCACCCAAGAATTACTACACCGCctttaaataatatttttgcAGATGTGCCTACTTACACATCTTGCAATTATGCTGTTTCTCCTTCGGaatttagaagaaatagtTTGGCGGGATTATCTAGCGAAACAGCAAGAAGGAATAGCACTATAACACTTGAACCTCAAATGTCAATGTTTCAGACAAGAAGGAAATCTTCTGTTGGATCGGTGTCCTTATTTTCTGGAAATACCTACATTTCTCAAGATGACTTCATTGATGATATACTTTCGTTTGAACTTACAGAGAGCTGTCCAAGTGTATTAACGACGGACATATTAACTTTGGAATCCTCCACAATTCTTTTGGAATCCAACATAATAAAAACAATGAAATTACTTCAAATAAGTGTGAATGTGGAAAAAAGTGTTCCTTATCGGACATCTGATGAGCTCCTACTGCAGATATCGAGCAGAATACTTGACGCTCTTAAATTTCCATATGCTCTTAAATTTCCTGACgttagaattgaaaattttcaaattatcgTCGACTTAAAGGGAATACAAATGCAGAATGGTAATAATATGCATTTGAATACAGAACTAGAGGAAATCCTGTCTTCTAAGGGCCACCATTTAAAAGTTGTTAGTGAAGTTGGTACTCAGTGCAATATAGCTGTAGTACTACTATCCTAA